The window TCAGACCGTACACATGCACGCTGCGCCCCATGACGGAGGCGCGGGCCTCTACCGACGGCGAGCTCAGGACAGCGTCCAGCCAGAGGGCGAGTTTCTTCGTTGATTTGGGTGGGTTGAAGGTCTTATCGACCACCAGGGCCTTGAACACTGTGTCGCCCTTGAGCGAGGCCTCATAGCCTTTGAATTTCAGATTGGCCAGGTACGCTGTCTGCCAGGCCTTCTTGTAGGCCGGTTTATTCATTTGCTCCCTGAGCATGGCCTCATAACTGCCACCGGCATCGATGCTCGTCACCATCTTGGCCAGTTCGCGCCCGCTCAACGTAATGAAATAGCCGTTGGCCGGGTTGCGGATACGCTCGCCGTCTGGATCGATCAGGTAAGCGCTCAGTACCTCCCTCATTGCATTCGGGTGCTGAGACGGTCGCAGGTTATCCAATAGCAACTGGGTCAGGCTGCTGACACGGGACTGCCCCGGGTTGGCCCTCTTCCCATAGAAAAACGTAACCATGGACAGGTCCGGATCGGGGTCTATGTCCGCGTGCACGACCTTTTGCAGATATTGCCTGATCTTCTGGCGGGTGAACTGCAACAACGTCTGGATATCACTGGCTGCCGATTTATAGGCGGCTTCCAATACCAGCAGCTCCAGACCGCGATAATGCGATTTTTCCGCAGAGGTCGCCGTTTTAAAGAAATCGGGGCGATTGTCTTCAACCAGGGTTTCCTGGCGCGCAGCCAGTGGCCCGGCAAGGGACAGCATGGGCAGGTCCAGCGCATTTTCGACATTCAGGGCAAAGGCAGGCAAGGCGAGTGTTTCGTTTACAGGCGCATTCAGAAACGTTTCCAGCGCGGCACTTTGAAACCGCAGCAGGTCATCTGCGGCGATTTCAAAGGCGTGTCCAGACAATTCAGAGGCGATATCCCGAATCCTGCGTTTTTGTCCCTCATAGACAGGGCTGACCTTATTGACCAGATCCTTGAAGGAACGGAATTTCTGGATCCCTCCTTCCAGCGAGTACAGGAACAATGCGGACTGATCGGCCCGTTTGATGGCCATTGCAGCGGGCCATTTGCGGGGCGCTGCGGCACCCATGTCGAGCATGACGGCATAAACATGGGGAATGGGCGCCCGCAACAGGCGGTTTCTGTCCGTCATGCGAGGATGGGTCGTGATGAGGTCCAGCAGGCGATCCTCATCGTTCTGCAGGTTGCGCTCACTCAGAGTCAATTGGAGGGCCGGATCCCGATCAGCCTTGTACAGATCGAACAAATACAAGAAGCGCCGGTACAGCAAAAAAGCAAGCGCCGCTTCAGCTGTGGATGGGCTTGGTGTATCGAGCCAGTCCGCTACGTACTTACCCGTGCGAAACGCAAGGAGGTCATCCTGAAACTGCCGCTTGAGACTTTCGTTGGTGGCCGGTTGAGCGACATAGAATGCCGACTCCATGATCGCTGCAGTTTTCCGATCCAATGGGCTGACAAATAGGCTGTCAGCCTCTTCCACCGTATCCGCACGACTGAAGAATCCCACGCCATCGACCGTGTAGGTGGGCCGTGTGTCCGTTGTCAGGCAGCTCAACATGACGTCGGTAAAGCGCTGCGAGGAGATCAACGCACGCTTACCCATCGAGTCGACGCTAAAGTGGTTCACGTAGCAGTGATCCGGGTCCAGGTGCTCAAACGCCGAGGCACGGAATTTCCCTTGCGCAAGCTTTGCCTTGATTCTGCCGACCAGCAGACTCTTGAGTACCGTGTCGAACGTTGGAAGCGCGGCGAGCAACCGGGCCAGCTTCACCTGATTGGCATCCAGAAGCCCCAATTGCCGGAGCTGCTCTTTTTCACGGGCGCCGAGCAGATTGCCGTGAGCATCCACCTCGGTGATGAGGGGCTGTCCAGTGCCCTGATAACCGGGCTCGATGCCGGCTCGCAATTGCTGCAGGACGTCTTGCGAGAGTGCTTTACCGTTGGCCCGCAGTGACGAAAAGTCCAGGGACATCTGACTTCGGTGGGGATAAACCCAGCCCTCTCGCGGGGACAAGGCGGAGGAGGAAGCCCGGCTTTGATGGGCTCTCAGAAAGCCTTGTGTCACGGCGTCCCGCAACGTCACCGCGGCGGTTTTGCGTTCAGCGGCCGAATCGACAGTCTCGACCTCCAGATAAGTGACCTGAACCTGCACCTCGCCGGTGAGGCCCCATTGGGCTAACCATTGATCGGCAAATGTATGAGGTTGAAATCGGCTCCCGTTGGGTAACAGGCTGATGGGTTTCAAGCGCGCGAAAGAAGGCACACCACGTTCATTTTCAGAGAAAACAGTCATTTCAGTGTCCGGTTGTGATCAGGGCTGGGACCCTATCGCGCCGTTCGAGCGGAAATGACATACATATGTATGGAGGGGTTAGAGGGTTCGGGGAAAAGCGTAAGTCCAAATGTCAGCAGAATCTCACGACTCCGTGGCGAAGGCGCTTGCTTGCGCTCGGTTGCGCAGCAACCGCAAGTTCTTAGGGCCGCTGCGCAGCCCCGCGCCACAGGGTTATTCCACAGTACGATGAACCAGGCTCAGACCAGCTTTTGCGCCAGCACCGCAATATGCTCCGGCCCAATCCCGCAGCAGCCGCCCAGATGGCTTGCCCCGCGCTTGCGCCAGTCAGCCGCCCACTGAAGGTACCCTGGTGGATCAAGGTCTTCGCGCAGTGGGTCCAACCCGTCGTTGGCCGTCGCCTCCTTCGGCTGCGGTGGGAACGCGTTGGCGTAGGCTCCAATGTGGATCTTCACCCCCAGGCGCTCGAAGGTGTCCCGCGCGGCATCGATTGCTGCGCCGATCACTTCTGGTTGGCTGCAATTGAACAGCAGCGTTTCGACGCCGAGCTCGGCGGCCACTGCCGCCGCGTCCGCCACCGGCTCACCGGAACGCAGGCGCGGCACTTCATCGGTGTCTTCATCTTTCAGGGTGAATGACAGCCAGAACGGCTTGCCGTCCTTCGGCAGCCCGGCGTGGATCGCTCGCGCTTCAACCGTCGAGCTTTGGGTTTCGGCCAGCCACAGGTCAACATGAGGCGCCAGGCCTGTCACCAGCGGCGCCAACAATTCATTGGCACGGCAAGCATCGAACAAATCGGGTCGATAGGAACCGAACAACGGTGGCAGCGACCCGGCAATCCGTACTGATTTGCCTGAGGCCTGTACCGCCCGCTGCGCCAGCTCCCCAGCCAGCGCCGCCAATGCCTGGCCCTCGGCTGCAAAGCGCTCCTCTCCGATGTGAAACGGCACTACGGCGTAGCTGTTGCTGGTAATCACGTTGGCGCCGCTGGCGATGTAGGCCGCGTGTACCGCTTCTACCGCCTGGGGTGCTTCGCTCAAGGCCAGCGCCGACCACTCGGGCTGTCGGAACGGGGCGCCCCGGCGTTGCAGTTCGCGGCCCATGCCGCCATCAAGGATGACTATCGTTGCTGCGCCCATATGCGATTCACTCATAAGCTTATGAAAAATACTCACTACCGGAGTCCTTCTTATAACTATTTAATACGCACCCATCGGTTAACCACAACTTATTTTTCAGCCAGGGATCTCTCGTGAAATTTCAACCGCTGCTGGCCCTCGGCCTGACTCTACTGGCCGT is drawn from Pseudomonas rhizophila and contains these coding sequences:
- a CDS encoding homocysteine S-methyltransferase family protein, giving the protein MGAATIVILDGGMGRELQRRGAPFRQPEWSALALSEAPQAVEAVHAAYIASGANVITSNSYAVVPFHIGEERFAAEGQALAALAGELAQRAVQASGKSVRIAGSLPPLFGSYRPDLFDACRANELLAPLVTGLAPHVDLWLAETQSSTVEARAIHAGLPKDGKPFWLSFTLKDEDTDEVPRLRSGEPVADAAAVAAELGVETLLFNCSQPEVIGAAIDAARDTFERLGVKIHIGAYANAFPPQPKEATANDGLDPLREDLDPPGYLQWAADWRKRGASHLGGCCGIGPEHIAVLAQKLV